A genomic segment from Luteolibacter ambystomatis encodes:
- a CDS encoding DUF58 domain-containing protein codes for MNPSGTLSSDHLDARQFEIAVKRLADALAYGQESSPFLGSGIEYVQSRLYQSGDPVKFIDWRTTGRTGRFHVKEYEAPKQMPVYLLVDTSASMSVSSLKLSKYAWAVQIAGGLALAAVEHMNPVGLMAVGERTLHHTPALSRGIILQWLHQLRHYHFNEGTTLGKRVRELIPRVEQRCLFVVISDLHDPDALPAIKLMAQDHDCAVLHLEDPAERGKLRAGILRGVEAESAQEFVARGGTKFITDEVGAPLRRAGVDYLKLPTDEPILAKLRHFLKNRSNRRNA; via the coding sequence ATGAATCCCTCCGGGACCCTGTCCTCCGATCATCTGGACGCGCGCCAGTTCGAGATCGCCGTGAAGCGATTGGCGGATGCGCTCGCCTACGGCCAGGAAAGCTCGCCTTTCCTCGGCTCCGGCATCGAGTACGTGCAATCGCGCCTCTATCAGAGCGGTGATCCCGTGAAGTTCATCGACTGGCGCACCACCGGCCGCACCGGACGTTTTCATGTGAAGGAGTACGAGGCCCCGAAGCAGATGCCCGTCTATCTGCTGGTGGACACCTCCGCCTCGATGTCCGTGAGCTCGTTGAAGCTGAGCAAGTACGCCTGGGCGGTGCAGATCGCCGGCGGCCTCGCGCTCGCGGCAGTGGAGCACATGAATCCGGTGGGCCTCATGGCCGTGGGTGAACGCACGCTGCATCACACGCCCGCGCTTTCACGCGGCATCATCCTCCAGTGGCTGCACCAGCTCCGCCACTATCATTTCAATGAAGGCACCACGCTGGGCAAGCGCGTGCGCGAACTCATCCCGCGTGTCGAACAACGCTGCCTGTTCGTGGTCATCAGCGACCTTCACGATCCGGACGCGCTTCCGGCGATCAAGCTGATGGCGCAGGATCACGATTGCGCCGTGCTGCATCTGGAAGATCCCGCCGAGCGCGGGAAGTTGCGCGCGGGCATCCTGCGCGGCGTGGAAGCGGAATCCGCGCAGGAATTCGTCGCACGCGGCGGCACCAAGTTCATCACCGATGAAGTGGGCGCTCCCTTGCGCCGCGCGGGCGTGGATTACCTGAAGCTGCCCACGGACGAGCCGATCCTCGCAAAGCTGCGCCATTTCCTGAAGAACCGCTCGAACAGGAGGAACGCATGA
- a CDS encoding SGNH/GDSL hydrolase family protein: MPSARDSASFFATVPVMRIVRRLLPLLLLAVLPAQTRAAVKILAIGDSLTEEYTDEASLAGIGPNIHNWTELIRSYRATEANLGTFKAGNYFDWRTKGASANFAFPGFTTSDWIGILNTTSTTNYDGKTKAAIISELPTANVAVIFLGANDLSDVYGSVFNNTESPTALSDIVNRIATIHDWVRARDATIPIVICTVADIGATPSKAATYSDPAKRITTRAKVAAFNQSIITMAQGKGATVARIDRLTDRAYDENPFNLNGTVFTLAGASNNPAGRVFSQDNFHPATVGQFLILNEVLAACKTATAQTLTVFPNREILTNLGFNADAPYNTWRAGYAGLGVPTADDDKDGLPNLVEYALGTSPQTRTSPWTFTVPMNGTVKFPTSAINLRYASLTVMESVNLTTWSAVPGNRITVAGDGTWTIIPASSGKGFYRLKAEVRP, from the coding sequence ATGCCCTCCGCCCGTGACAGCGCGTCGTTTTTCGCTACCGTTCCGGTCATGCGAATCGTGCGGCGGCTTCTTCCCCTGCTCCTGCTGGCGGTCCTGCCGGCGCAGACGCGGGCGGCGGTGAAGATCCTCGCCATCGGGGACAGCCTGACGGAGGAATACACGGACGAGGCATCGCTCGCGGGCATCGGTCCGAACATCCACAACTGGACGGAGCTGATCCGCAGCTATCGTGCGACGGAGGCGAACCTCGGCACGTTCAAGGCGGGGAACTACTTCGATTGGCGTACCAAAGGCGCGTCCGCGAATTTCGCGTTCCCGGGTTTCACCACCTCGGACTGGATCGGCATCCTCAACACCACGTCCACCACCAACTACGACGGCAAGACGAAGGCCGCGATCATCAGCGAGCTGCCGACCGCGAACGTGGCGGTGATCTTCCTCGGCGCGAACGATCTGAGCGATGTCTACGGCAGCGTGTTCAACAACACGGAATCGCCCACCGCGCTGAGCGACATCGTCAACCGGATCGCGACGATCCACGACTGGGTCCGAGCGCGCGACGCCACCATCCCCATCGTGATCTGCACCGTGGCGGACATCGGCGCGACACCGAGCAAGGCCGCGACCTACAGCGATCCGGCGAAGCGAATCACCACGCGTGCGAAGGTGGCCGCGTTCAACCAGAGCATCATCACGATGGCACAGGGCAAGGGTGCGACGGTGGCGCGCATCGACCGACTGACGGACCGCGCATATGACGAGAATCCCTTCAACCTGAATGGCACGGTATTCACGCTGGCGGGCGCTTCCAACAATCCGGCGGGCCGCGTGTTCAGCCAGGACAATTTCCACCCGGCGACAGTGGGGCAGTTTCTGATCCTCAATGAAGTGCTGGCCGCGTGCAAGACGGCCACCGCGCAGACGCTGACGGTGTTTCCGAACCGGGAGATTCTCACCAATCTCGGGTTCAATGCCGATGCGCCTTACAATACGTGGAGGGCGGGCTATGCGGGACTCGGTGTCCCAACGGCGGATGATGACAAGGACGGCCTCCCGAATCTGGTGGAGTACGCGCTGGGCACCTCACCGCAGACGCGGACATCACCGTGGACCTTCACCGTGCCGATGAATGGGACGGTGAAGTTTCCGACATCCGCGATCAACCTGCGTTACGCGAGCCTGACGGTGATGGAGTCCGTGAACCTCACGACATGGTCGGCCGTACCCGGAAACCGCATCACGGTAGCCGGTGATGGCACGTGGACAATCATCCCCGCAAGCAGTGGCAAGGGATTCTATCGTCTCAAGGCGGAGGTGAGGCCGTAG
- a CDS encoding Gfo/Idh/MocA family protein, producing the protein MNRKIRMGMVGGGRGAFIGAVHRMAANLDGQIELVCGAFSSDPQRSKDSGADFFLPPDRCYPDWKTMIEAEAKLPEGERMDFVAIVTPNHVHFPPAKYALEHGFHVLSDKPATFNLTEAKALQEIVKKSGQLYGLTHNYTGYPLVKEARDLIAAGKLGKIRKVVVEYPQGWLSNRIEEGGQKQAAWRTDPKKSGAAGCIGDIGTHAENLAEYITGLKIKELAADITAFVKGRKLDDDGNVLLRFKGGAKGILHASQISAGEENNLNIRVYGELGGIEWRQMEPNTLIVKWLDKPTEIYRTGLGYLGANAAAAARIPAGHPEGYLEAFANIYRNFAGHIRAKLNGRKVAKGDPVLDYPTIADGVRGMAFIDAVVQSSKANAAWTPLEG; encoded by the coding sequence ATGAACCGCAAAATCCGCATGGGCATGGTCGGTGGTGGCCGGGGTGCCTTCATCGGCGCCGTACACCGCATGGCCGCCAATCTGGACGGGCAGATCGAACTGGTCTGCGGCGCTTTCTCCTCCGACCCGCAGCGCTCGAAGGACTCCGGTGCCGACTTCTTCCTGCCGCCGGACCGTTGTTATCCGGACTGGAAGACCATGATCGAAGCCGAGGCCAAGCTCCCGGAAGGCGAGCGCATGGACTTCGTGGCCATCGTCACGCCGAACCATGTCCACTTTCCGCCCGCGAAGTACGCGCTCGAGCACGGCTTCCACGTCCTCTCCGACAAGCCCGCCACCTTCAACCTCACCGAGGCGAAGGCGCTGCAGGAGATCGTGAAAAAGTCCGGCCAGCTCTACGGCCTCACCCACAACTACACCGGCTATCCGCTGGTGAAGGAAGCGCGCGACCTCATCGCCGCAGGCAAGCTCGGCAAGATCCGCAAGGTCGTCGTCGAGTATCCCCAGGGCTGGCTCTCCAACCGCATCGAGGAAGGCGGCCAGAAGCAGGCCGCATGGCGCACCGATCCGAAGAAGAGCGGCGCCGCCGGATGCATCGGGGACATCGGCACCCACGCCGAGAACCTCGCCGAGTACATCACCGGCCTGAAGATCAAGGAACTCGCCGCGGACATCACCGCCTTCGTGAAGGGCCGCAAGCTCGATGACGATGGCAACGTGCTGCTCCGCTTCAAGGGCGGTGCCAAGGGTATCCTCCACGCCTCGCAGATCTCCGCGGGCGAGGAAAACAACCTCAACATCCGTGTCTATGGCGAGCTCGGCGGCATCGAGTGGCGCCAGATGGAGCCGAACACGCTGATCGTGAAGTGGCTCGACAAGCCGACGGAAATCTACCGCACCGGCCTCGGCTACCTCGGCGCGAACGCCGCCGCCGCCGCCCGCATTCCCGCCGGCCATCCGGAAGGCTACCTCGAAGCCTTCGCGAACATCTACCGCAACTTCGCCGGCCACATCCGCGCCAAGCTGAACGGCCGCAAGGTCGCGAAGGGCGATCCGGTGCTCGACTACCCGACCATCGCCGATGGCGTGCGCGGCATGGCGTTCATCGACGCCGTGGTGCAGTCCTCCAAGGCGAACGCCGCGTGGACTCCGCTGGAAGGTTGA
- a CDS encoding SGNH/GDSL hydrolase family protein: MSGKWMSVFSACFMTVIGMTEAAPLRILAVGDSLTEEYAYELTFSAPDSDKTNANVRNWPELLRIYRPTEASLGPYEPTAFSYSDLRNAGHEWNFGIPGMTIRNWIVLLATNNPLDPPSGEALGYGYYATRSALINQLPSAEVIVIVLGSNDLKQDYNDIFNSTEPASFYTLITARLGSIHDWIRQRRPTTPIVIATIPDVGATPVIAGTYSDPVRRASARAKIATLNQNIVNLAASKGATVARLDKLTDRVFDEVPFQLNGTVFTLAGAPENPPDRVFCKDSFHAATVAQALITNTILTACTTATGRAVTQFSNRDILTLLGFNPDAPYNTWAAAYPELGAQNADDDRDGVQNLVEYALGTSPKQFGTPFTFTTPTTLRFGTSATALRYASLTVTESTNLSTWSAVPAGRITIGGDGTWTVAPSGAAKTFYRLAASPRP; this comes from the coding sequence ATGTCCGGGAAATGGATGTCCGTGTTCTCCGCTTGTTTCATGACCGTCATCGGCATGACAGAGGCAGCGCCGCTGCGCATCCTGGCGGTGGGCGACAGTCTCACGGAGGAATACGCCTACGAGCTGACCTTCAGCGCGCCGGACTCAGACAAGACGAACGCGAACGTGCGGAACTGGCCGGAGCTGCTGCGGATCTACCGGCCCACGGAGGCGAGCCTGGGCCCCTACGAACCGACCGCCTTTTCCTACAGCGACCTGCGCAATGCCGGGCACGAGTGGAACTTCGGCATTCCCGGGATGACGATCCGGAACTGGATCGTGCTGCTTGCCACAAACAATCCGCTCGATCCACCCTCCGGAGAGGCGCTCGGCTACGGCTACTATGCAACCCGTAGCGCGCTGATCAACCAGCTCCCATCCGCGGAGGTGATCGTGATCGTGCTCGGCTCGAACGACCTCAAGCAGGACTACAACGACATTTTCAATAGCACCGAGCCCGCGAGCTTCTATACGCTCATCACCGCGCGCCTCGGCTCGATCCATGACTGGATCCGCCAGCGCCGGCCCACGACGCCGATCGTGATCGCCACCATTCCGGACGTCGGTGCCACGCCGGTGATCGCAGGTACATACAGTGATCCGGTGCGGCGGGCTTCGGCGCGGGCGAAGATCGCCACGCTGAACCAGAACATCGTGAACCTCGCGGCCTCGAAAGGCGCGACGGTGGCACGGCTCGACAAGCTCACGGACCGCGTGTTCGATGAAGTCCCCTTCCAGCTCAATGGCACGGTGTTCACGCTGGCGGGCGCTCCCGAGAACCCTCCGGACCGCGTGTTCTGCAAGGACAGCTTCCACGCGGCCACGGTGGCGCAGGCGCTGATCACCAACACGATCCTCACCGCCTGCACGACCGCCACCGGCCGGGCGGTGACGCAGTTCTCGAACCGGGACATCCTCACGCTGCTGGGATTCAATCCGGATGCTCCGTACAATACCTGGGCTGCGGCTTATCCGGAATTGGGCGCGCAGAATGCGGATGATGATCGTGATGGAGTGCAGAACCTGGTGGAGTATGCGCTGGGGACTTCGCCGAAGCAGTTCGGCACGCCGTTCACCTTCACCACGCCGACGACACTGCGTTTCGGCACGTCCGCTACCGCGCTGCGCTATGCCTCGCTGACAGTGACGGAGTCCACGAATCTGAGCACGTGGAGCGCGGTGCCTGCGGGACGGATCACCATCGGTGGGGATGGGACGTGGACGGTCGCGCCATCGGGAGCGGCGAAGACGTTCTACCGGCTGGCGGCATCGCCACGGCCGTGA
- a CDS encoding sugar phosphate isomerase/epimerase family protein: MPRPVTLFTGQWADLPLEKLAPLASDMGYEGLELACWGDHFDVTAAASSKSYVKEKWELLADHGLTCFAISNHLVGQAICDNIDERHKAILSDEIWGDGSPEGVRKRAAKNMATAAKAARAFFNAKPGRKGKDDFPAVVNGFTGSSIWHSIYAFPPTTQAYYEKGFKDFAKRFLPILDAFEKNDVNFALEVHPTEIAFDIVSAQRAIEAVGGHKRFGFNFDPSHLGYQGVDYVKFIRTFGERIFHCHVKDAWWGHGDGTVGVFGGHTDFGDARRYWDFRSPGRGDVQFEDVIVALNDVGYQGPLSVEWEDIRMDRVHGGTEAAEFVRAIDFAPSRVAFDAAFDKSKQ, translated from the coding sequence ATGCCAAGACCTGTCACACTCTTCACCGGCCAGTGGGCCGACCTGCCGCTTGAGAAACTCGCGCCGCTCGCCAGCGACATGGGTTACGAAGGCCTCGAGCTCGCCTGCTGGGGCGATCACTTCGATGTCACCGCCGCCGCTTCCTCGAAGTCCTATGTGAAGGAGAAATGGGAGCTGCTCGCCGACCACGGCCTGACCTGCTTCGCCATCTCGAACCACCTCGTCGGCCAGGCCATCTGCGACAACATCGACGAGCGCCACAAGGCGATCCTCTCCGATGAGATCTGGGGCGATGGCTCCCCGGAAGGCGTCCGCAAGCGCGCCGCCAAAAACATGGCCACCGCCGCCAAGGCCGCCCGTGCGTTCTTCAACGCCAAGCCGGGCCGCAAGGGCAAGGACGACTTCCCGGCCGTGGTGAACGGTTTCACCGGCTCCTCCATCTGGCACTCCATCTACGCCTTCCCGCCGACCACGCAGGCTTACTACGAAAAGGGCTTCAAGGATTTCGCGAAGCGCTTCCTGCCGATCCTCGATGCGTTCGAGAAGAATGACGTGAACTTCGCACTCGAAGTTCACCCGACCGAGATCGCCTTCGACATCGTCTCCGCCCAGCGCGCCATCGAGGCCGTCGGCGGCCACAAGCGTTTCGGCTTCAACTTCGATCCGTCCCACCTCGGCTACCAGGGCGTGGACTACGTGAAGTTCATCCGCACCTTCGGCGAGCGCATCTTCCACTGCCACGTGAAGGACGCATGGTGGGGGCATGGCGATGGCACCGTGGGGGTCTTCGGCGGCCACACCGATTTCGGCGATGCCCGCCGCTACTGGGACTTCCGTTCCCCGGGCCGTGGTGATGTCCAGTTCGAGGACGTCATCGTCGCGCTCAACGACGTGGGCTACCAGGGCCCTCTCTCCGTCGAGTGGGAGGACATCCGCATGGACCGCGTCCACGGCGGCACCGAGGCCGCCGAGTTCGTCCGCGCGATCGACTTCGCGCCGAGCAGGGTCGCGTTCGATGCGGCGTTCGATAAATCGAAGCAGTAA
- a CDS encoding AAA family ATPase — protein sequence MTDTRTHFVQAVRDRVSEVVVGQDVVVERMMIALLTGGHLLLLGVPGTAKTLLVNAVARAIDLQFSRVQFTIDMLPSDIIGSELLDQATGRFRTHQGPVFTNLLLADEINRAAPKVQSALLEAMQERKVTIGNATYPLPMPFLVIATQNPVEQAGTFELPEAQLDRFMLCHRLDYPSAEQEEEVLRRQLKMGLKKVEGGAMPKSAFDMINAEPVCHLDDLIGAMTDVQAVHVSEVFMKHCVELIRLTRTHPSIEMGCSTRASLAIVQAARARAFVNQRDYVVPEDLFALAEDVILHRIRLSYEALADGRKPRQVLEELLHQLG from the coding sequence ATGACTGATACCCGAACCCATTTCGTCCAGGCCGTCCGCGACCGCGTCAGTGAAGTCGTCGTCGGCCAGGATGTCGTCGTCGAGCGCATGATGATCGCGCTGCTCACCGGCGGCCACCTGCTGCTGCTGGGCGTGCCCGGCACCGCGAAGACCCTGCTTGTGAACGCCGTCGCCCGCGCCATCGACCTCCAGTTCAGCCGCGTGCAGTTCACCATCGACATGCTGCCGTCCGACATCATCGGTTCGGAACTTCTTGACCAGGCCACCGGCCGCTTCCGCACCCACCAGGGTCCGGTCTTCACCAACCTGCTGCTGGCGGATGAAATCAACCGCGCCGCCCCGAAGGTTCAGAGCGCGCTGCTGGAGGCGATGCAGGAACGCAAGGTCACCATCGGCAACGCGACCTATCCGCTGCCGATGCCTTTCCTCGTCATCGCCACGCAGAACCCGGTGGAGCAGGCTGGCACCTTCGAACTGCCGGAAGCGCAGCTCGACCGCTTCATGCTCTGCCACCGGCTCGACTATCCGTCCGCCGAACAGGAGGAGGAAGTACTACGCAGACAGTTGAAAATGGGCCTGAAGAAGGTCGAGGGCGGCGCGATGCCGAAGAGCGCCTTCGACATGATCAATGCCGAGCCGGTCTGCCACCTTGATGACCTCATCGGTGCGATGACGGACGTTCAGGCGGTGCATGTGAGCGAGGTGTTCATGAAGCACTGCGTGGAACTCATCCGCCTGACCCGCACGCATCCCTCCATCGAGATGGGCTGCTCCACCCGTGCCAGCCTGGCCATCGTGCAGGCCGCCCGCGCCCGTGCCTTCGTGAACCAGCGCGACTATGTCGTACCGGAGGATCTCTTCGCGCTCGCCGAGGATGTGATCCTCCACCGCATCCGCCTCAGCTACGAGGCCCTCGCGGATGGACGGAAGCCCCGCCAGGTGCTTGAGGAGCTGCTTCACCAACTCGGCTGA
- a CDS encoding Minf_1886 family protein has translation MQPVQFEQAVMTIVSRDKRYEPHGFFFLKDALDFTLKRVADGNAGSARHVSGQELLDGFRDLALEQFGPMGSTLMAEWGIHECSDVGEIVFLLIEEGMFGKQESDSKEDFTGDFNLREALTHPFMPKRLVPAKPAKKAVKK, from the coding sequence ATGCAGCCCGTGCAGTTCGAGCAAGCAGTCATGACGATCGTCAGTCGCGACAAGCGTTACGAGCCCCACGGCTTCTTTTTCCTGAAGGACGCCCTCGATTTCACGCTGAAGCGCGTGGCCGATGGCAACGCGGGAAGCGCCCGCCACGTCAGCGGCCAGGAGCTCCTGGATGGCTTCCGGGATCTGGCGCTGGAGCAGTTCGGCCCCATGGGGTCCACGCTGATGGCGGAGTGGGGCATCCACGAGTGCAGCGACGTGGGCGAAATCGTCTTCCTGCTGATCGAGGAGGGCATGTTTGGCAAGCAGGAGTCCGACTCGAAGGAGGACTTCACCGGTGATTTCAATCTGCGCGAGGCGCTGACCCACCCTTTCATGCCGAAGCGGCTCGTCCCGGCCAAGCCGGCCAAGAAGGCGGTGAAAAAATAG
- a CDS encoding GbsR/MarR family transcriptional regulator: MSAEAETLKAAREEFVTQWGALGTQWGINRTMAQIHALLMTSTDPLTTDDVMEQLHVSRGNAHTNLKELVAWGLVRIVAKKGERKEYFEAEKDVWQIFATVARERKRREIEPAMALLGKCSESTANMKSAEGKAFHDQIRQLEEFIGFASKVSDKVSRMKHGFAIQLAAKLLG; this comes from the coding sequence ATGAGCGCCGAGGCCGAAACCCTGAAAGCAGCACGCGAGGAATTCGTGACGCAGTGGGGCGCGCTCGGCACGCAGTGGGGGATCAACCGCACCATGGCGCAGATCCACGCGCTGCTCATGACCTCCACCGATCCGCTGACCACGGATGACGTCATGGAGCAGCTCCACGTCAGCCGTGGCAACGCCCACACCAATCTCAAGGAACTCGTCGCCTGGGGCCTCGTCCGCATCGTGGCGAAGAAGGGTGAACGCAAGGAATACTTCGAGGCAGAAAAGGACGTCTGGCAGATCTTCGCCACCGTCGCCCGCGAGCGGAAGCGCCGCGAGATCGAGCCCGCCATGGCCCTGCTCGGCAAATGCTCGGAAAGCACCGCCAACATGAAATCCGCCGAGGGCAAGGCCTTCCACGACCAGATCCGCCAGCTCGAGGAATTCATCGGCTTCGCCTCCAAGGTCTCCGACAAGGTTTCCCGCATGAAGCACGGCTTCGCCATCCAACTCGCCGCCAAACTGCTGGGCTGA
- a CDS encoding thiol-disulfide oxidoreductase DCC family protein has translation MKSLTIFFDARCGLCNRFRRWLMTRPARVSIRFIPYDSEEALRLFPRIREVRADQDVVVLADDGRWWQGTGAWLTCLWATRDYSAWSYRLAAPALQPWVIKVINLISENRLRLSTLLRLRGDDELAGYLRQTPDPVCTDGGCGLPPALPRVSLPEPLTPAQR, from the coding sequence ATGAAATCGCTCACGATCTTCTTCGATGCCCGTTGCGGGCTGTGCAACCGGTTCCGCCGGTGGCTCATGACCCGGCCCGCGCGGGTGTCGATCCGCTTCATCCCCTATGACTCGGAGGAGGCGCTGCGCCTGTTTCCCCGCATCCGCGAGGTGCGGGCGGATCAGGACGTGGTGGTCCTCGCCGATGACGGCCGCTGGTGGCAGGGCACCGGGGCCTGGCTGACCTGCCTGTGGGCCACCCGCGACTACAGCGCGTGGTCCTACCGCCTCGCCGCTCCCGCGCTGCAACCGTGGGTGATCAAGGTGATCAACCTGATTTCCGAAAACCGCCTGCGCCTCTCCACCTTGCTCCGGCTCCGCGGCGATGACGAATTGGCCGGCTATCTCCGCCAGACGCCCGATCCCGTGTGCACGGATGGCGGATGCGGCTTGCCCCCCGCGCTGCCACGCGTTTCCCTTCCCGAACCTCTCACTCCCGCCCAGCGATGA
- a CDS encoding ThuA domain-containing protein: protein MKTSLAALALVAGLTLSAHAAPPADAAQKIAAALPDKAYAKPAKARKLLVFSVTNGYHHDSIETGHIAFTELGKKTGAFEAVVSDDLDNFEVDKLKGFDGVCFLSTTMEVFLPHPDKLKTMSPEDVKKAEEKSDRLKKNLLDFIKSGRAFVGIHAATDTFYKWPEYGEMIGGQFDGHPWTAGTQVSIKVEPGQEKNPLVEMFEGKNIEFKEEIYQMKSPPYDSKKQDVVLRLDPDKSPMNLGGIKRTDKDFGVSWAKHYGKGRVFYSSLGHNHDIYFHPLVLKHYLAGIQWALGDYKVDVKN from the coding sequence ATGAAAACCTCACTCGCCGCTCTCGCCCTCGTCGCGGGACTCACGCTCTCCGCCCACGCCGCACCGCCTGCGGATGCCGCGCAGAAAATCGCCGCCGCGCTGCCGGACAAGGCCTATGCCAAGCCCGCCAAGGCGCGCAAGCTGCTCGTCTTCTCCGTCACCAACGGCTACCACCACGACTCCATCGAGACCGGCCACATCGCCTTCACCGAGCTCGGCAAGAAGACCGGTGCCTTCGAGGCCGTGGTCAGCGATGACCTCGACAACTTCGAGGTCGACAAGCTGAAGGGCTTCGACGGCGTCTGCTTCCTCAGCACCACCATGGAAGTCTTCCTTCCGCATCCGGACAAGCTCAAGACCATGAGCCCGGAGGACGTGAAGAAGGCCGAGGAGAAATCCGACCGCCTCAAGAAGAACCTGCTCGATTTCATCAAGTCCGGCCGTGCCTTCGTCGGTATCCACGCCGCCACGGACACCTTCTACAAGTGGCCCGAATACGGCGAGATGATCGGCGGACAATTCGACGGCCACCCGTGGACCGCGGGCACGCAGGTCAGCATCAAGGTGGAGCCGGGACAGGAAAAGAACCCTCTCGTCGAGATGTTCGAGGGCAAGAACATCGAGTTCAAGGAGGAGATCTATCAGATGAAGTCTCCGCCGTATGACTCGAAGAAGCAGGACGTGGTGCTGCGCCTCGATCCGGACAAGTCGCCGATGAACCTCGGTGGCATCAAGCGCACGGACAAGGACTTCGGCGTTTCCTGGGCGAAGCACTACGGCAAGGGCCGCGTCTTCTACAGCTCCCTCGGCCACAACCACGACATCTACTTCCATCCGCTCGTCCTGAAGCATTACCTCGCCGGCATCCAATGGGCGCTCGGCGATTACAAGGTGGACGTGAAGAATTGA
- a CDS encoding TlpA family protein disulfide reductase codes for MKPWLISLPTIAACIWFAPAAHAVLKTGDPAPKIQVSAWAQGDEVKEFEGDKVYIVEFWATWCGPCVASIPHINDIQKKYKDKGLVVIGQNLGEDKKTVTDFIKQMGGKMGYRVTVDDKSDGGWMGKHWLTAAGQNGIPCAFVVNKKGSIAYIGHPMSLKEEVLEKLLGEPSTKSSAEPAAPAEDAAPSAKATELATRAKAEIAAGKLAEAEATIAQLQEALPAKFGYIGGLAQLDLLIAQKQPGDAVELSKLLCEDYAKQPAVVAEVAAHLVAQQDPAASLKAAAEKIATPLAATAGPAQANASATLARIASLK; via the coding sequence ATGAAACCCTGGCTCATCAGCCTTCCCACGATTGCCGCGTGCATCTGGTTCGCACCCGCGGCGCACGCCGTTTTGAAAACCGGCGATCCGGCCCCGAAGATCCAGGTCAGCGCCTGGGCTCAGGGCGATGAGGTAAAGGAATTCGAAGGCGACAAGGTCTATATCGTCGAGTTCTGGGCCACCTGGTGCGGCCCGTGCGTCGCCTCGATCCCGCACATCAACGACATCCAGAAGAAATACAAGGACAAGGGACTCGTGGTCATCGGCCAGAATCTCGGCGAGGACAAGAAGACCGTCACCGACTTCATCAAGCAGATGGGCGGGAAGATGGGCTACCGCGTGACCGTGGATGACAAGTCCGATGGAGGCTGGATGGGCAAGCACTGGCTCACCGCCGCCGGACAAAACGGCATCCCCTGCGCCTTCGTGGTGAACAAGAAGGGCAGCATCGCCTACATCGGCCATCCGATGTCGCTGAAGGAAGAGGTTCTTGAAAAGCTGCTGGGTGAACCTTCCACCAAATCCTCCGCCGAGCCGGCGGCTCCGGCGGAAGATGCCGCCCCGAGCGCGAAGGCCACCGAACTGGCCACCCGCGCCAAGGCCGAAATCGCCGCCGGGAAACTGGCCGAGGCGGAAGCGACCATCGCCCAGTTGCAGGAGGCGCTCCCGGCCAAGTTCGGCTACATCGGCGGGCTGGCGCAGTTGGACCTGCTGATCGCGCAAAAGCAGCCAGGCGACGCGGTCGAGCTCTCGAAGCTGCTTTGCGAGGACTACGCCAAGCAACCCGCGGTTGTCGCGGAGGTCGCCGCCCATCTGGTGGCACAACAGGACCCGGCGGCATCCCTGAAAGCCGCCGCGGAAAAGATCGCCACTCCGCTGGCAGCCACCGCCGGTCCGGCGCAGGCCAACGCCTCCGCCACCCTCGCGCGCATCGCTTCCTTGAAATAA